Genomic window (Magnolia sinica isolate HGM2019 chromosome 10, MsV1, whole genome shotgun sequence):
GTTGGTGTCTCGGTTTGTTACTATTGTCCCAAACCCTTCCTTCTTAAACATATAGATAGCGATGTCACTCATGAGGTCATGCACTTGACACGCTATCAACTTCCCTGACAATATATGAGTGACGGGCTGGAGGAGGTTTCTGTTAATGAGTTGAACAAAGTAATCACTTGAGACCTCCTCAAGCGTCTTCCCTGGACTCTCCTCAACGAAGCCTTCAGCCACCCATATGCGGATCAGTTTATTTCTCTTGATTACATGATCCTCAGGAAACataccacaacacaagaaacagtaCTTGAGGTGAGGAGGTAAATAACGGTAGCTCATGAGCAGGGCTTGGTTCAATCTTGCAAGATCTTCGTTGTGGGTCAATTCCCAGTCTGGATTTTTTAGTACATTATTCCATTCAAAAGCATCCATGCTCTTCTTTGACATGAGGCCACCTATCGCCACGATTGCAAGCGGTAAGCCTCTGCATCTTCTGACCAGGGCTTCTCCCACTCCAATCAAATGCTGTGGACAAGTCCCTTTGGGGTCTTTGTCCCAAAAGGCCTTTCTGCAGAAGAGCTCCCAAGCCAAATCATCAGATAACGGCTCGAGTTCATGTATGTTACATCTCTCGCCCACGGGAGATGCGACATTTTGCATGCGGGTGGTGAAGATGATCTTGCCTCTGCCCTCACGAGGCAGAGCATCCTTCACACCATCCCAAACACGAATATCCCAAATATCATCGAGGACGAGTGCATACCATCTTCCTTGCAGGTAGTTGTATATGGTCCTTCGCAGTTCTTCTCTGGGCATGTTCTCCATGCTGCTTGGAGGTGATTCTTTTCTGCTCTTGCAGAATTCTGTGAGCATTCCTTTCAAAATAATATCTATTTTGAATTGATGAGAGACATAAATCCATGCATGGCATTCGAAAGACACCTCTGCAGTTTTGAATAGTTTCTTCGCAAGGGTTGTCTTTCCCATACCACCCATCCCCACGATGGAAATGATGGTACGTTGCTGCGTCTGCTCTTCCTTAAGCAAGTTCATAAGCTGCTCCGACGCATCCTCCAAGCCCACGATATCTGGTTCTTCGACCCAATGAGCAGCGACTCCAGGATCCGGATGGCCATCATCCACCAAAATTGAAGCTGTCTCTTGTGTAATTTGGAAACGGTAGTGTTCCCTCCTCTCATGAATCTCTTTCGCCATTCTTCTGAACTTCTGAACTTGAGTGCCGAAATGTCGCTGAGCTTTCAAGCGCCTGATGAAGCAGGCTTGAAATGCAAGGCAGCCCATGGGCCTGTCACGAAGACGGCGTTGCATCTCCATCCGTATCAAGTACTCATCAACTGCATCTTCAGCATCGAAGGCTAACTGTCTCACTTGGGTGATCCAAGCCTCAACACCTTCTTCCCTCTGATCTCCTCTTCTTTCAGCGTCTTTCAAGAAGGCTTTTATGGATTGGAGCTCATCCCTTATCCATTCAACCCCTTCGCGAGCTTCAGAGAGGAGCTTCAGTTCCTGCGTGAGCTGCCCGTCCAATTTTTGAAGGAAAAAGGTAAGAAATCCCTCGGCCGccattgctattcttttgttctGCTTCCTGTCAGAGAGAACCAAAAGTACTTCCTACTTCTTTCAGATTCTGGATAAAAACTGAAAGAAAATGCTAAGCTTCCTCAGCTTATGTTTGGCATGTTACTTTAACATATCCTTTCTTCTTTCTGACGAAATTGCAGCAATGTGGGCTGAGAATAATCACGTGGAGGGGAGaagggagaaaaagaagagaaagagacgAGCATGAGAAGGAAAGCGAGCCGAGGATTGAGAGGTATCTCGAGATACACGAATGGAAACTTTTGAAATATTTCAGAGAGAAGGAAAAGGAGAGGTCCAGATTCGGATTAGATTAGGTGGTGACGTCACATGATCCGTGGCACTGGACGTGGATTGGGTACGCGGATTGCCTGGCTGCGAAGGGATGGATCTGCCTCGCCCGAGTGCGGATCGTCTGGAAACGGATCGGCGACTCCCCTGCCAGCAgtcaatggctgatggtcagtgctctgtgggccccatcatgatgtatgtacttcatcCATGCGCGTAcatatatttttctatatcattttaagtatgataccaaaaatgaggtatatatcactctcaagtgaaccacattacaggaaacagtgttgaatgaactttgaccattaaaaatttattgggggtcataaatgttttggatcaagctgatttttttttcccttcatctgggtctgtgtgacctaatcaacagattagatgtcaaataaacagtacagtgggccttaggaggattttaatgatggatatccaatcactattgttttcctgtggtgtggtccacctaagatttatatacctctaatttttggtatcaagatctaaaatgatcttaaaaaatggatgaaacacatacatcatggtgggcccacagaacaccgaccaccacccaccgggctggtggcaggagagtagccaatccgtctccggaTCGTCTCTGTTGAAGtcgcttctcattggtccacgtcgtTGCCGACTACGCTCTTAGAACACTCGGATTTTCTCACGGAAATGCATAGGTTACTAGacaacccaacccaagttttaagGTATGAAACTTCTCTAAGCTGGATATGATTTATGTGTAGATACACACCACCGAGTCGAAATTTTCAGATTATTTCAGAGCATGTCCAAAAATGTACTACATCCATATCTCAagggggccacaccatagaaccTAAAGTCCACTGTAAGGTTTATTTCCCATTTAATCTCTTCATAAGGTCGTATAGaccttgaaaagaaaaaaaacccaaGCATTGGCTTCATCATATCTTACTGTGgctttaaaaagttttcaacggtacacCCAATACATGTTATTTGTTGTATCATGGCTCAAATGAGcttttttattacttcgttttTTGTCATAGGGCAATGGAAATTCCCAGTGCCAATGCTACGGTTTTCTTCTCTCAATTGACCATCGGAATTTAATGATACATTTCTTAGATTTATATTGTCTACTCATTTTTTTTGTCAGATCATTCTAAGAGTATGAACCTATAAACAAGTTAgatccaaacttcaagtggactacaccaaaaataATAGGAATAGATGGTATGGTCGAAGACTTCTTGAGCCACATATGGctatgatcaagctgatatttataatttACCTTCATCCAGAGTATGAGCCTATAAACAAGTCAgatccaaacttcaagtggaatacaaaaataatagGAATCGATGGTATGGTCGAAGACTTCTTGAGCTACATATGGctatgatcaagctgatatttataatttaccttcatccaggtatgggtgaccttatcaacaggttagatggcaaataaacctcatcGGTTGACCTTATGAAATTTTCAATAGCAGCAtattcaatccctactttttATGCTGtttggcctacttgagctttggatataactcatttttgtgctcatgctatAGAAATATCtggaaaaaaattgatggacagtggatctaacacaaaaattatggtgggcccgaagAAGTCTCACATGTTACAAGGTAGGTTGTGTAGCAGGTAATCTAGTTGCAGTGAGGAAATCTGCATATTTTGTAGCAGGTATTCTAGTCGCATAGcgggattggttggctaaagtagctcgttctaccccaaaatcatacattttatgctcgataactcattctggattatgagatatgcccgatctaaggtccgacagtccggatcacttttgtcgtcgaccgggccttttctaatttatcttggtcatgaaactatccacgacccgctctacatcaccgagtcattggaaatgacctGTGATCTAATAAGCAGAGCCTGCACTAGAATTTCTTGCGCTTTGGACGCAGACCATCTGCACGCGCCTCACCCAAGATGGGAGTGGAGTAGGCCATGACCCCAATGCCACCAATATCTAGTGATcggattatgtggggcccattagagtgtaaatgttttatccatactattCAGCtatttagccaactcattttagagcactagcAATATGAAGCATATAGAAATCTCAAGTGCAcaatattataggaaacaatatGGAGAAtgaatgcataccattgaaaatttcataaGGACAgaagttaagttgatattttgttttccctttattcatgtttgtatgacctaatgaacatgttggatggcaaataaatatcacagtggactgTCATTGTAATCCACTCCTTGAAATTGCAACTAAAacctttagggcatgtttgaaatgttggatttcaTGAAAATTGTTACTTAACATCTTTTTACATTAATTATTTACCATTCgaatttcaaaatgaatggaggtTGCTTGACACTGATAGCAACACCTTTTCAATAGCTCATTATGAAAATCAAGACAGTcttcatgggcccactataacatgtgttttatatatccatgtcatccactcattttttttcagatcattctaaggttacaagcccaaaaattagacagatgcaaagctcaagtggaccataataatACAGCATAAAAGTAGCAATGGTTCTCGTTCAATCCCGACCTTttattagtgtggtccacttgggctttggatttgcttcatttttaggaccataccctaaaatgatctgaattaATGAATCACTAAAACAATTTAGTCTTTTTGCGACAAGTCAACTCGTCGCTAAAACTCCAAACTCATCGCtaaaaacttttagtgacgaatgTTGCTCGTCGCCACGTTTGTTGCAAATACGGCGTCACTAATTCTATTTAGCGACAAAAATGACAACCCATCGCCAATAACTCAACTATTTGTGACGGCCTACTAACTTGTCACAAAATATAATTAATTAACGATGAGTTGACACGTTGTCATTGCATATCGTAAAACTTCGCTAAATATGAGACTCGTTGCGAATAAAGATGTTTTGCGACGAGTCCTCGTCGTCGCTAGCAAAACCAAATTTATCATAAAAAGTTTTTTACAGCGAGTGTGAATTGTCACCAATAATAATTATTTGCGACGATTTTATACATCACCATCGCATATTGTAAAACGTTGCTAAATATAAAAGTCATTGCGAATAAATACGTTTTGCAATAAGTCCTCATCGTCGCTAATAATTTTAAACTTGTCACAAAAGcttcactaccagaaaactgggcaaaggctacggataaaagccataGCTAAAGACTTATAGGTACGGTTTTAGTTCATAGCGGACCATAGTCGTAGGGTATCATACGTCtaatatctatggctacggatttaatccatagctatagattACTGAAGCTACCGATATAATCTATAGCAATTGTCTTTGTAGCAAACTACCTagagctacggttaatatccgtagctattgcctaattaaaaaataataatttataatcattcattcattcaattaccgcCTGCATaatctttcattcattcaataatgaatcaattacaattacaattacaatccttcattcaagtATGACGTCCATACGTGTAGACAACCTTACCATAAAGAGCTTGTATAATGCAATCCTCCTGCACCAAGAATAAGGAAAAAGAATAAATAGGGGGAGAGAGATCACCTATGAATGGAGCTCCTATATCAAAGGAAGGACCTGATTGAGCTACAAGTAGATCAATGAGTTCTCAAGATTTTATATTACTTTAAGCATACAATTCTTGCAAAAAGAAATTAAGTTAAGGAATCTCACTCTACACCAATTTACTCTAATAATtgtctaaaaaagaaaattaatataaGTGGCCATCGTTTCATCAATGTGTGTGCACAGCCATCATTCCACTGCAGATCAATTGTACCTCTAATTTATAATATAATGAAGACTTAAAAATTTGAGACACTTTTTATAACCTCTAGTAATTGATCAGAAGTAACAagaacgatttttttttttctttttaataacctacaaaagaaaagagaagaagcctatATGCATCATACCATCATGGCTCAACAGTCCATGTTTGGTACAGGCATCTTCCAGTAATTCCAAGACTTAAATCCCTCGATAGTTGCATTCTTAGAGCAAATAACTGAAGCAGAAACTGTGACAGCTCACCACTTCATTTGTAGATTCTCCTGAAAGAACAGTAATATAATAAAAAAGCCCACAATTAATTAAAGAATGACATGAAGCTCAGAACTAAAACCAGATGGTTCAGCAAGCTGGATCAGGTAAATCTCTCATAAAAATTATGACAACAAACAAAAACATAACTGATCAACAATCAGAAGTTAGCACAACCTTTACCTGTATATTTCTAATCTTCATTGTTTATGTTAATAAAAATAAGGATAAATTACAAAGTACCCTTGGATATGCAACAAATAGCATTTTAAATCTAGGACTTCAATGCAAATCATTCATCCAACTAGCACTCCACCCCAAAATTGACAAAAGCTTATCAGAGCAATCATGCAACAAAAACAGATCACAATGACAAACAATCTGCTAGATCTCTTCATAGTGAACCACTGACAAACAAATTACATAATTACTAAAATTGCTTTCACAAGTGCAGTTTATTTAAAAGTTGTATTAGTGGAGAACCCTTTTAACATGATCAAAGATGTGGAAAAATAAGGAAAACATTGTGGTTTCAATTAAATAAATTTCCATAAAGAAGAAACCATGTAGCAACTTCTTGTATGACTTCAACAAAACAGGAGTTACCCATCAGTTTTAACTGAAACATTCAGAAAAATTTTCTACTCTGGACACAGGCAGAGGTTGCTTCAAATGTGGTGGTCTGGATCATATCACCAAGGATTATGCCGATAGCCCGACTACAAAGAAGCAAAATCCTAAATACAATTTTTTTAGAGATATCCAAACAACTTTTCCATGTTGCATTTGTCCTGAAAACCAAGCACCAGTTACAACCATCAAGATATGCGTATATAACTAATTGGCATCAATGCTAGATAGAAGAGTCAATCTCACCAAGAGGGTGATAAATAGTGGAAATAGCACAGCATCAATTGGAGACAAAAAGACACATATGAACAGGTCCAGTCCAAAAAGAAGATTGAGCCCAGGTGCAATGCCCAGAATTTGTTATAGTCAACATAAATAAGTATGTTAGAGATATCCAAAAATGGTTCTAGCTATCAAACCAAGTATGGTAGCATTAAGAACTGGAAAATCCTGAATTTGCAGGTGAATTGTGACAGAAGGGAGAACCAATGAAGAAGAAACTTTAACAATCCAACTGACTTAAGACACCCACCAAGGATCAAATGTCAGTACGCCATTAAATAAACATCAAAGCATTTACACCCAATTTcctgaaaatcaaatctaaacctaCGAATGTAGGTAAaatgaatcaaataataagaacaTAAATTACAAGATGCCGTAACTTCTTAGAAGAGTTGTACCAAGAATTCAACCAAATTTGTAAAGAAAACTCATGCCTAAACAACAGGAAGAGTTGTACCTAGAATTTGTTCATCAATGAAATGTAGTGAGAGAGAGCCAGGAGTCGTGAACTCTGGCTGTCCAACATCTGTATCTAAATAAGCCACTATCCTATATCTGAAAAGGAAGCAGAGGACATTGAGTTGCAAAAGCCTAGACTAAagtataataatttttttttaaaggtattttTATTTTACCAACAATGACTTATGGTACAATTTTTTCATCAATGAGATGTAGTGAGAGAGAGCCAGGAGTCGTGAACTCTGGCTGTCCAACATCTGTATCTAAATAAGCCACTTTCCTATATCTGAAAAGGAAGCAGAGGGCATTGAGTTGCAAAAGCCTAGACTAaagtataataaaaaaaattttaaaggtaTTTTTACTTTACCAACAATGACTTATgcaaatgttgagggtcaaatattgcatatccaACCcaattattgcctagatttacaagcatgataccgttcaatggcctgatttaatcgtgtttgtgatgcagagtgtattgacaagcatggattgaaaaggatgctaaaagcatggatttaacgctcaagcatcaccaaggcattgaaCGGGACTCCATGGGTccaagatagaggatttacacgtcggagatcagagaaattctagccactcactttaaacaagcctgaaagacgtccataatgcaagatcacagggttcccaccatctgatcggctccaaactttatacatggcctgaggaccataaatgaaccgtacacgtaaaatttcagctcatggatccttgtggaaatggcccaatggatagatcagcctataaatatctgatctggggcccacctaatatctagatatgcttcaattttggtctcaaccccttaaatcacATCAGGAaagagatggacggggtggatttttcacatacatcatagtggaccccacgtatACATGTAGGAGTGCACAGGCGGTGCACTCCCGCAACGCACCAGGCTGGCCGCCCGGTCAAAACGGGGGCTGACCCGTCTTTCTGTAAAATGTCCAGCAGACGGACAACATCCGTCCAGTTttgagttgtggggcccatacatcgTTCAAAAGATAGATCTGGACCATACATGAGAATCACAAGAGCCATATCACTCATGCATAGGTGGTAAATTTTCAAAAGGTCCTAGAGATTcatttttgatcgtccaaaagaaagatggacggtgaatggatctggtacaatgggccatgcagaattAGAAGAAAACCCACCAttcctgaccagtttttcgtcaggaatccaaagaatggagtggatttattatTCGAAGccgataagtgggtcccaccgaaagCCAGCACAAGAAGCACTGGCTCTGTTTCGCAGTCCGTGAAATTCAGACATCGTAGGCCCCTGTGTTCTTCTGATCACCGTCGGATCCATGATCGGGACCGTACACATGTTACAACAGGTGgccataaccctagccaagatgttAGAATCAATAGATGAATTGATTTTGCACCGAAATTCTTCTCCAAAACATGAGTATTTCGCATGGTTCTTGCGCACGCTGCTGGGCTGCGTAAAGAAAACTTTCGCATGAAGTTTCTCCACTCCAGCTGACCTACACCTATTATAAGAGGAGGGGGGATCCAAGTTGGGAAACATCTTTTGACATGGGAAGAGGGAGAAAGCTTGAAACGGCTCGTACGAGAGgagtcttccttctccttttcttctttagtttctttcttcttttactgCTTTTAAGGGTTTTGATTTCACTATGTCCAtgactggctaaacctcttagctagggctaagaggtgaagcttatagtctgatgggagagctttgcttgtgcctcttgtttagactgactgatgttgattttagttcaattaaaaggaatactttcagtttttttaatggtttgttgtgaccgaaattacaatagatctgcgatggctttgagcatttcttcctccttttgatgtttattaCGTCAGGAagccttattgttcaccatcgttccatgggcatggtcggatgatggtacccttcctaaccttcatgctttgttgattggttagtaattagtttaattctgttgtttgctttgtctcctgggcgtgatttggtgatggaatccattctaattcatatacctttcatctcgtgtaaactagatcaagtaagttcagcttaatttccatgattcttgatacaggcataagatctccctgatctctacaagtggatcctctgaatccctagtttccttcctctgaattccttaagttttagattagtatttcactattattcctcaaaaatcattcaatttagatttcatcttaatctagttctcattctacttagtttcagataacgtacaggtatcagtcccttgggattcgaccttggtctcaccgagtttattactacatcacaaccctatacttggggagtgaacaagtttttggcgccgttgccggggactgacgattgcgattctctgaaattaattaggtttagaattagtttaagattagaatttgactaaatatagttttagatttttatttctagaactaacttgttttcctgttttgtaggatcctgacataagtttctaaattggtaattccttcctaatttctctactttttctacttttaaaattagggtttgaattttagaatttttctaattatagtattttcttatttgtaggaaatagtttatttttagaaactttcctcttttgtttttagaaactaggttagttattttcctttttagaaattaactttctatttttgtcttttagtaactttctaattctaactcttttaaaatctaattttgtttcctaattttctacttatagaatttttgtttagaaactaactttcctattttgtaggcctttaagatagaaatttctaattcggtgagttctttctctactttcaatttttcagatctcttttagtaacttactttctagtttaggactttcctaatttattttagaaattttcactttcttttaagaatttcttcttttagaaattggtttgtttctatcttcctttttaaggattttctaattctagaccttctcgttagaaactgacttgttttgttttcttttgcaggtgttGTTACTTAAGGctttcaatttggtaacttctttccaactctctctttttttctaaattttcttttttctttcttaggaataggtttcgaatttgattgagggctgcgagtgtttcatgcccaagtgggcccgtgacaacactcgacatctcttgactgaaggaggattggttgaggacttgactatccatcgcaggattagacaccactcaaaatcccctgagttaattgaagtaatggctgaaaatcaacctcttctaccccaacctagggtggaggacattcaggatgagaatgaggtgtatcaagcacccccgccacgttctttacgagattatttacaaccagcgggggtgagtacgccctcatgcatgatttttcctgaaaatacaggacatatggacatcaagacaggggttatccaactccttcctaagttccatgggcttgaatctgaagaaccatatctacatttgaaagagtttgatgagatcagagccactttatattttcaaaatgtgtctgaggacatagtcaggctgagactctttcctttttccttacaagagaaggctaagacgtggttacattcactgtgtcctagatccattagcacatggaatgatatacaaagggaatttataaagaaattctttccacatcataaaacgattacccttaaaaaagcaatcatgaacttcacctaaaaggaggatgaaacattttaccaatgttgggaaaggttcaaggatttggtcagttcatgcccacaaca
Coding sequences:
- the LOC131217426 gene encoding putative disease resistance RPP13-like protein 3, producing the protein MAAEGFLTFFLQKLDGQLTQELKLLSEAREGVEWIRDELQSIKAFLKDAERRGDQREEGVEAWITQVRQLAFDAEDAVDEYLIRMEMQRRLRDRPMGCLAFQACFIRRLKAQRHFGTQVQKFRRMAKEIHERREHYRFQITQETASILVDDGHPDPGVAAHWVEEPDIVGLEDASEQLMNLLKEEQTQQRTIISIVGMGGMGKTTLAKKLFKTAEVSFECHAWIYVSHQFKIDIILKGMLTEFCKSRKESPPSSMENMPREELRRTIYNYLQGRWYALVLDDIWDIRVWDGVKDALPREGRGKIIFTTRMQNVASPVGERCNIHELEPLSDDLAWELFCRKAFWDKDPKGTCPQHLIGVGEALVRRCRGLPLAIVAIGGLMSKKSMDAFEWNNVLKNPDWELTHNEDLARLNQALLMSYRYLPPHLKYCFLCCGMFPEDHVIKRNKLIRIWVAEGFVEESPGKTLEEVSSDYFVQLINRNLLQPVTHILSGKLIACQVHDLMSDIAIYMFKKEGFGTIVTNRDTNVDGKQRHLAIQNCEIGILSSTVGLSPRSLFVFNVNDSPSSLRRTLLDFKLLRVLDLDGIQIRNLPEEVGGLIDLRDADAIEASSLNQIP